One genomic window of Branchiostoma lanceolatum isolate klBraLanc5 chromosome 5, klBraLanc5.hap2, whole genome shotgun sequence includes the following:
- the LOC136435166 gene encoding uncharacterized protein isoform X3, which translates to MANLFEKLSLPRHDQDSDSSGNDRDGAGERGNPDSEENASVDSDNSPQSENNMEDEGSMGEGEVEEETLFEEEEDIPAVPQEDPGRIFEAMKSFTIPRKRSVQKELLEEISLTSREFTHELLPQVSLCYRDPAMKNKIKHLKIYMVHNQELVKEFHEKRREMKGEGRTDKDLAEQLGFLCLDTFEDAQKVCQTGLTVGSSFLSSLGHPNMGVYVSRYADIIKPGPLINGTKGFLIIFKVIKGKMKSVVENNSWNFTEPTPNFDCHVSKALAEIGSLQPNQAFHAAQYYLYEFGDLDMLKRPRHVLPYAVVQFEVFGGSQTFPLMASSAQTRLPQRPHPSYPPVSAPRPSSMSHVAPSYPSYPSAQMVEAARRPQVDLTEEGYELWTGQLVNKENLLCEIQLRSPTCTLLPIQMEEQICISGRIPFHKLQKNLPRPIFTKLPKGSNHREVHVGDKYFIYCEVKAVIDVENKLVSLLNFMEKKKEACIAVLPEGVQLLLFPSCQMAQDLGIIDPSSPMMLHGLFVSPSPMLVSLRDCSLRKNIKAPVDGASLYGSASPATPSSSVSEVESPKTPKVDTTELRSAMMQVFELQKMQAEGNMTVQDSIQNLERQNQLLRNLQAKVEVHSKTLAEAQQKKVLQETDAFDNTDFTVPKYPLVSRLQLEQCFAHQHSFIHRWQLELQRRQHQPGNMDPRLAQVPAFPLQQHSGQPSSRTGPMPSPYPHQMYPLRPHAPHPQGRNMPMGTPTQSSPGPGSMSAQPRPPLYPVSSYGGSIPALSGSTPPQLGATPSYSPGGASPFLQQPASGPQAISRLGKFPLSSLPPNQKANDPRLRKHLEALQPKVPAVARSSSLPSAQGSTATTTVASPLLSSPLITASSPLLTSEKTALSDSPTGVSMEKVPPARSHSLSEHQDPPTRPLPLKKETPPPPPKAPESPEAAQVQEETEESKVPDTGLTDKQKPPTKASGIAKGKDAALLPKAGVVSNIPLEEKEEMKAFLDTVFEETPAESRISSASEMKNFLDTVVIGKQPQKKKPLKEKEKVVVTQKKMPEKRKERPEKERLPEKKRIRMPEEDIIKRCMLPSISNLTIPRKKPTQQEKPSVVEYNHGAGSTTIDYQHGSSSGPKISPVSKVVDYGHGRDIVEQSVEEEEDADIRMQAIVVDYGHQPPAANLLDTEKLTTADTVSNADESTLMDDQQHPPAGIDDMIVKEPVQSADLAQSRPTDTKELLPEQEQVDSKLEQQMSKEVEPEEQESVHGESEEELTEAFLFCRDVSYGATDSSLTVTVRTVDDEDEDGTVYDGLTDSEALELSVVRAVFSHYYLGDLDLQENGQDFAEHVRNSIHAMHTTSQEVSTADRHVVENADAAKEKEDENTSVPATESTNKTVADSKIQDKTKRKASTLSEKATSSFKLRGKNYYEPSHDLGELMKDLTSPSYKRTPAHRPMEVTVSELVPSPTKKFENCSEKFRHSKDTGDSQELDHTAIHADKEAARKHSKSSNVQQMLRLLDDDLKSHQQEEQQQEQDLYKAYEKEQDEQKVVIPGLGANDDQLKCLQPKGDDLHVTNAGHSWLRSAGIGFQCRTDKFEEDLTLSTTQGAQRSGLLRSTASAMLDPRLSKKLCKQKQGSSSRCTKTQQREPCDLPLPKFAEDVMHWLKEDLKTGTNRFGFESSVRSSSHRGHVKTEHEITTNADSAHRQKDIAPLLNADSSTGSRKESTRISLSEVKEKVSWWLEKFRPGQQPSEQGNAQEKAVTSSVVPTVDLKMVSMAPTSESAAVEETVANKSEVDACKEHPWAKHPAIIAPQQTATPLLDIKPTGVATGAEKPMPYSKPTLDDQTFTSEDVQMSEHPISETTDLDLPQRVKLEPVRVEYRSGVVKRSSSSSPVAVTVSSPVQMAPTPLSPTHTPVHTYTPVSPATTVPPQTVTTTAPDQNVSLPQVPLQPPGLVIPSLSLNRLKHESTKALEQPCSIQAAAAASTSTVVSAESPLPAVQKQVDQDNVGPVAEKVAVSENKALHAEKEVASISMSAEASISMSAEASISMSAEEAILMSAEKESKSQITKHTVIEPAAATSPLVPSSTERVDMQDSMDAREEKKETPTVVEASQNKVPPKQSVIIKSPAEIIAANKPVKPVVARKPTIAELVVTRLMKEKAGKKAGKKVMKKGSRASSPVFEAQGKVLKKPGTITIANLKQSPVAGSKAALGKSAGGKIKSPGNKLAKVQSIAPKNAKDVIHDAYDDFEKEVSKTLEEKGLSALAVSVSEDSQGTKDTTQAKRLSRLTRFSQFYLSCKHDVKYPDKVRETLVDTDYAIRRTERQITRKMEMEKMEKERNRQHLRDTSSERTHTVVKREEGNKTKVDIEQKTSSTIVTASEGGHRWENKEEPCTYQRQGNIDAVVHFALKNLQQKTSTLCDDSNDLSPLLNAIDLSFSEGKHLKLSQRSAGNVDSKMATRIDDIVMDSLVPLPLPERYATNIPLLNHENAPDEVHPTSPIAQDYNQADTLGETRGPCLPQSQAPVPDAASVAFKVEMAGEVPELVDEPEAPAPHTFVRPLKAKLKPIVINIKTKTCLDPALPQWTKVSDAEVKPQTSTLFEMPSRKSSEERQFDYLAHLQRDSHPAGVDQPTVAMPGASESMKSHSTMPQTQGNGSEQKGSWSVPGWDMTEQCPPWHSQSQSHYVFTPSVPKLSIPSSEPPPPGVDDGGDSPLLDEGRYDNSSTNIDRIIDEVDRDFARVFDSSVENTENVQIHEDVRKVEFRDRPDVETNTAGKSSGPHSNVEALVNELIAAGRSAADTRTQDKDDYTHTEYLYGEYGTPIAIKPVQKVSCSLASGQKHDDEEAKKQWVSLPYQGEFSVHVDHEATDEIVVDLLKDFFEQISDTLESYNLPQAGHSSQADVVGSGLRDQGSHLPALSSQAVAMVRGNKRHAEMDLSQDRHLKWQRFHSNLEYDSDVEVFENEEDAEHFRSHLSQLSKHCSKESHSKLDAVTKGSYLATKTRLVDLAGSPRKHARDKGSASETDEGHLGGSVRFMNLSTEAKERILQARARTARIVNTLMTRYSNEIQDVAEEDHETFKKLSKRQKKNLKKLKQRGSKSEKANVPLEVSYASPITSDSDTELILAQSSPPPADPAAYGEKSPDQQQQEAPPSSSAQNWFYVYNPHSDAALQEVKDFLLSAGGTELDPFNLSMVADIPGVDVWVVIRNSDTPDVANIPNLYELKRMPMVKFVGLDSIDDLRNQTYCHIFTRGAIVVPDEKVLIKASSGELQALCQFMEEQTFDKDEPWTMKLHYSTRLSLEKMKNDVTLDYAQREDSWKMLCCLDEYIRKGLAEYLPLLHGCREGDKTPIEMLPCVAKIQLENLETCRHIVMLTDLDQSSEQAGIFWKAGIGVTSLNEFLSVFTSWKGEQKEKGKESEVKPNFMDTLQSDKAEHTEASGRTGNLIEISTGPVSNEKGQEDKTKDVGEVQGKPIPSIGSATNHRPLVPYITEDFSEGHAEQPVTTSQTDFGETAEHQQYLEAVSSQLQASPHVSPGAKLVPVAGQPSCSQSSAQGQATTTPGEVAHPQVHLSPLPREAPHTQPPQPHPSPQQPLHPPPYPVQATQPPQSPHTPHPAYPAASTPTQSFTPQPPYSQATSFPQQSPVPQTTPSPSYLPQSPYPPQSVPYSPAYHYPQQPPSPMVSVSAESSPQAQPSPHTQSFSPYPPYYSPQPQVPSPQGSATPVQPGYLPHFQFPESYPEMHGPPQMHGHPGHPGPEYYMGPPPPGMGPLHHPGMAPHPRGPFVHSPQPYSGPPLTPGGGAESDHSLSPGIEKEAKPVEKKSLSGSTSPRARIQRSKAAAGKRPVRPPPTKVQPPTPTPT; encoded by the exons AACTACTGGAGGAGATCTCGCTGACGTCCCGTGAGTTCACCCACGAGCTGCTTCCTCAGGTGTCCCTGTGCTACAGGGATCCAGCCATGAAGAACAAGATCAAACACCTCAAAATCTACATGGTCCACAACCAGGAGCTAGTCAAGGAG TTCCATGAGAAGAGGAGGGAGATGAAGGGGGAGGGCAGGACAGACAAGGACCTGGCAGAACAGCTCGGCTTCCTATGCCTGGACACCTTCGAAGAT GCCCAGAAGGTGTGTCAGACAGGACTGACGGTTGGTAGCAGCTTTCTCTCCAGCCTAGGACATCCCAACATGG GTGTGTACGTGTCTAGGTATGCGGACATCATCAAGCCAGGGCCCCTTATAAATGGCACCAAGGGATTTCTTATCATCTTCAAAGTCATCAAG GGAAAGATGAAGTCAGTGGTGGAGAACAACTCATGGAATTTTACAGAGCCAACACCAAACTTTGATTGCCATGTGTCCAAAGCATTGGCTGAAATTGGGAGCCTTCAACCAAACCAGGCTTTCCATGCAGCACAG TACTACTTGTATGAGTTTGGAGACCTGGACATGCTGAAGCGCCCTCGACATGTCCTCCCGTACGCCGTTGTGCAGTTTGAAGTGTTTGGGGGGTCTCAAACATTCCCTCTCATGGCCTCCTCAGCACAGACAAG GTTGCCCCAGAGACCACATCCATCCTACCCACCAGTCAGTGCACCTAGACCCTCCAGTATGTCTCATGTGGCGCCATCCTACCCAAGCTATCCTTCAGCACAGATGGTGGAAG caGCTAGGAGGCCACAAGTGGATCTAACAGAGGAGGGGTATGAACTTTGGACAGGTCAGCTTGTGAACAAGGAGAATCTACTGTGTGAAATCCAGCTACGCTCACCAACATGCACCCTCCTGCCCATACAGAT GGAAGAGCAGATTTGCATCAGTGGCAGGATTCCCTTCCATAAGCTACAGAAGAATCTGCCTCGCCCCATCTTCACTAAGCTGCCCAAGGGATCAAACCATAGGGAAG TCCATGTTGGTGACAAGTACTTCATCTACTGTGAAGTAAAGGCAGTGATAGATGTGGAAAACAAGCTTGTCTCGCTGCTGAACTTCATGGAAAAGAAAAAGGAG GCTTGTATAGCTGTCCTACCAGAGGGAGTGCAGCTGTTGCTGTTCCCCAGCTGTCAGATGGCACAAGACTTAG GTATCATCGACCCCAGCTCCCCCATGATGCTACATGGGCTGTTTGTGTCACCCTCCCCCATGCTGGTTTCCCTCAGAG ATTGTAGCCTAAGGAAGAACATCAAAGCCCCTGTGGATGGTGCATCTTTGTATGGCTCTGCCTCTCCCGCCACACCCTCCTCCTCTGTGTCAGAGGTGGAGTCCCCCAAGACACCGAAGGTGGACACAACTGAGCTCAGGAGTGCTATGATGCAG GTTTTTGAGCTTCAGAAGATGCAAGCTGAAGGAAACATGACTGTCCAGGATTCAATCCAAAACCTGGAGCGACAAAACCAGCTGTTACGCAACCTTCAGGCGAAGGTCGAAGTTCACAGTAAGACACTGGCTGAGGCCCAGCAGAAGAAGGTTCTTCAGGAGACAGATGCGTTTGACAACACAGATTTCACTGTACCCAAGTATCCCCTTGTGTCACGTCTACAACTGGAGCAGTGTTTTGCTCATCAGCACTCTTTCATCCAT CGCTGGCAGCTTGAGCTCCAGAGACGGCAACACCAGCCAGGCAACATGGACCCTCGCCTGGCACAGGTCCCAGCCTTCCCCCTTCAGCAGCACAGTGGCCAGCCCTCCAGCAGGACGGGTCCCATGCCGTCCCCATACCCCCACCAGATGTACCCTCTCAGGCCACATGCACCCCACCCGCAGGGACGCAACATGCCCATGGGAACTCCCACTCAGTCCTCTCCTGGACCAGGCTCCATGTCCGCGCAGCCCCGTCCCCCTTTATATCCAGTGTCGTCTTACGGTGGATCAATTCCAGCGCTGTCTGGATCAACCCCACCACAGCTAGGTGCCACACCCTCCTATTCACCTGGCGGGGCGTCGCCTTTCCTCCAGCAACCAGCCTCAGGTCCGCAGGCTATCTCCCGTCTGGGAAAGTTCCCGCTCTCTTCCCTGCCCCCAAACCAGAAAGCGAACGATCCGAGGCTGAGGAAACACTTAGAAGCACTGCAGCCAAAGGTCCCTGCCGTGGCTAGGAGCAGCTCGCTGCCATCTGCACAGGGGAGCACAGCTACAACTACGGTAGCTTCCCCCCTGTTAAGCTCACCACTCATAACTGCGTCCTCTCCCCTTCTAACAAGTGAAAAGACTGCTCTATCAGACTCACCAACAGGGGTTAGCATGGAGAAAGTTCCTCCAGCGAGAAGTCATTCCCTTTCTGAACACCAAGATCCACCTACAAGACCCCTTCCTCTTAAGAAGGAgacaccaccaccacccccaAAAGCTCCAGAGTCACCCGAAGCAGCACAGGTTcaagaagaaacagaagagtCTAAAGTTCCAGACACAGGACTTACAGACAAGCAAAAGCCACCTACTAAAGCTTCAGGCATAGCAAAGGGGAAAGATGCAGCTTTGCTGCCTAAGGCTGGAGTAGTGAGTAATATCCCCTTGGAGGAGAAAGAAGAAATGAAGGCATTTCTGGACACTGTCTTTGAGGAGACACCAGCAGAAAGCAGGATTTCTAGTGCATCAGAGATGAAGAACTTCCTGGACACTGTTGTAATAGGAAAACAACCTCAGAAGAAAAAGCCactgaaagaaaaggaaaaggtAGTGGTGACTCAGAAGAAGATGCctgagaaaaggaaagaaagaccTGAGAAGGAAAGACTTCCTGAGAAAAAAAGGATCAGAATGCCGGAGGAAG ATATAATTAAGAGGTGCATGCTGCCCAGCATAAGTAACTTGACCATTCCACGAAAGAAGCCCACTCAACAAGAGAAACCATCTGTGGTAGAGTACAACCATGGTGCCGGCTCTACAACAATAGACTACCAACACGGCTCTTCATCTGGACCGAAAATCAGTCCCGTGTCCAAGGTGGTGGATTATGGGCATGGAAGAGACATTGTGGAGCAGTCGGTGGAGGAAGAAGAGGATGCTGACATCAGGATGCAAGCAATTGTGGTGGACTATGGGCACCAGCCACCAGCTGCAAATCTTTTGGACACAGAAAAACTAACAACTGCAGACACTGTTTCAAATGCTGATGAGAGTACTCTAATGGATGACCAACAACATCCTCCTGCTGGCATTGATGACATGATTGTGAAAGAGCCTGTCCAAAGTGCTGACTTAGCACAATCCAGGCCCACGGACACTAAAGAACTATTACCAGAACAGGAACAGGTTGATTCAAAGTTAGAACAGCAGATGTCTAAAGAGGTTGAACCAGAAGAACAAGAGAGCGTTCATGGGGAATCGGAGGAGGAATTGACAGAGGCATTCCTCTTCTGTAGAGACGTGTCCTATGGAGCTACAGACAGTTCACTAACTGTGACTGTTAGAACTGTagatgatgaagatgaggatgggactgtCTATGATGGCTTGACAGACAGTGAAGCCCTAGAGCTGAGTGTCGTCAGAGCTGTCTTCTC GCATTACTATCTTGGTGATCTGGACCTTCAGGAGAATGGACAGGACTTTGCTGAGCATGTGCGAAACAGTATCCACGCAATGCACACTACCAGCCAGGAGGTCAGCACTGCGGACAGGCATGTTGTGGAAAATGCTGATGCAGCAAAGGAAAAGGAGGATGAAAATACCAGTGTACCTGCTACTGAGAGTACCAACAAAACGGTTGCTGATTCTAAGATTCAG GACAAAAccaagagaaaagcttcaacacTAAGTGAAAAAGCCACGTCTTCATTCAAGCTACGTGGTAAGAACTACTACGAGCCATCCCATGACCTAGGGGAACTCATGAAGGATCTGACCAGCCCTTCTTATAAAAGGACCCCTGCCCACAGACCTATGGAAGTAACAGTGTCTGAACTTGTTCCTAGTCCCACCAAGAAGTTTGAGAATTGTTCTGAGAAGTTCCGACACTCAAAAGATACTGGGGACTCCCAAGAGCTTGATCACACAGCAATTCATGCAGATAAGGAGGCTGCCAGGAAGCATAGCAAAAGTTCAAATGTGCAACAGATGTTGAGGTTATTGGATGATGATCTTAAATCTCATCAACAAGAGGAACAACAACAAGAGCAGGACTTGTATAAGGCCTATGAGAAG GAACAAGATGAGCAGAAAGTTGTCATTCCAGGATTAGGAG CTAACGATGACCAACTCAAATGCCTGCAACCAAAAG GCGATGATCTTCATGTTACAAATGCAGGACATTCTTG GCTAAGGTCTGCAGGGATTGGGTTCCAGTGTCGTACAGACAAGTTTGAGGAAGACCTAACTCTCAGCACCACTCAAGGTGCTCAGCGGTCAGGACTGCTTCGCTCCACAGCCTCTGCAATGCTGGACCCTCGTTTGAGCAAGAAGCTATGCAAGCAGAAGCAAGGCAGCTCCTCAAGATGCACAAAGACTCAGCAGAGAGAACCTTGTGATCTGCCTCTGCCAAAGTTTGCAGAAGATGTGATGCATTGGCTGAAGGAAGACCTGAAAACTGGTACCAATAGATTTGGTTTTGAAAGCAGTGTCAGGTCTTCATCACATCGAGGACATGTAAAGACTGAACATGAGATAACAACCAATGCAGATTCTGCTCACCGACAGAAGGACATTGCCCCACTGTTAAATGCGGATAGCTCCACTGGCTCACGTAAGGAATCCACGAGGATCTCCCTTAGTGAAGTGAAGGAGAAGGTGTCATGGTGGTTGGAGAAGTTTAGACCAGGGCAGCAGCCAAGTGAGCAAGGAAATGCTCAGGAAAAAGCAGTAACCTCATCAGTTGTTCCAACTGTTGACTTGAAAATGGTATCAATGGCACCAACATCAGAAAGTGCTGCTGTTGAAGAGACTGTTGCAAATAAGTCGGAGGTGGATGCTTGTAAGGAGCATCCATGGGCAAAGCATCCAGCTATCATTGCTCCTCAACAGACAGCTACTCCACTTCTAGACATTAAACCTACAGGTGTTGCAACAGGTGCTGAAAAACCTATGCCATATTCTAAACCTACTCTTGATGATCAGACATTTACATCTGAAGACGTCCAGATGTCAGAACATCCAATCTCTGAGACAACAGACTTGGACTTACCACAGCGGGTAAAACTTGAACCTGTCCGTGTGGAGTACAGATCTGGAGTTGTGAAAAGATCCAGTTCATCATCACCGGTTGCAGTGACTGTCAGCTCCCCTGTCCAGATGGCTCCAACACCCCTATCTCCTACCCACACCCCTGTCCATACCTATACACCAGTGTCTCCTGCAACAACAGTACCACCTCAAACTGTGACAACAACTGCACCAGATCAGAATGTATCACTGCCTCAGGTGCCACTGCAGCCACCAGGGCTTGTGATCCCTTCCCTGTCACTTAACAGGTTGAAACATGAAAGTACAAAAGCCTTGGAACAGCCTTGTTCCATCCAAGCAGCTGCTGCTGCCTCTACATCAACTGTGGTGTCTGCAGAGTCTCCTTTGCCTGCAGTCCAAAAGCAAGTGGACCAAGATAATGTTGGACCTGTAGCAGAGAAAGTTGCAGTTTCAGAGAATAAAGCTCTGCATGCAGAGAAAGAAGTAGCATCCATTTCAATGTCTGCTGAAGCATCCATTTCAATGTCTGCTGAAGCATCCATTTCAATGTCTGCTGAAGAAGCCATTTTAATGTCTGCTGAAAAAGAAAGTAAGTCCCAAATTACAAAACACACTGTTATTGAACCTGCAGCAGCAACAAGTCCACTTGTTCCATCATCTACTGAGAGAGTTGATATGCAAGACAGTATGGATGCAAGGGAGGAGAAAAAAGAAACACCAACGGTTGTTGAGGCGTCACAAAACAAAGTTCCACCAAAGCAGTCTGTTATCATAAAGTCTCCCGCAGAAATCATAGCAGCAAACAAGCCAGTTAAACCAGTAGTTGCCCGAAAGCCTACCATTGCTGAACTAGTGGTAACGAGGTTAATGAAAGAGAAGGCAGGGAAAAAGGCAGGGAAAAAGGTTATGAAGAAAGGAAGTAGAGCAAGCTCTCCTGTGTTTGAAGCACAGGGAAAAGTGTTGAAGAAACCAGGTACTATCACTATAGCTAATTTGAAACAGTCGCCGGTAGCAGGATCAAAGGCAGCTCTTGGCAAGTCTGCAGGTGGAAAGATTAAGTCCCCTGGCAATAAACTAGCCAAAGTCCAAAGCATTGCTCCTAAAAATGCAAAGGATGTCATACACGATGCATATGATGACTTTGAGAAGGAGGTATCTAAGACACTTGAGGAGAAAGGGCTTTCTGCCTTGGCTGTTTCTGTGTCAGAAGACTCACAAGGCACTAAGGACACGACACAAGCTAAGCGTCTTTCACGTCTCACCAGGTTCTCCCAGTTCTACCTCTCATGTAAGCATGACGTGAAGTACCCAGATAAAGTGAGGGAAACCTTGGTAGATACTGATTATGCAATCAGACGTACCGAACGGCAGATCACCAGGAAAATGGAGAtggaaaaaatggaaaaagaaaGGAACAGACAGCATCTCAGAGACACCTCAAGTGAAAGGACTCATACCGTTGTTAAGAGAGAAGAAGGTAACAAGACAAAAGTTGACATTGAGCAAAAAACATCAAGCACAATAGTCACAGCATCTGAAGGTGGTCATAGGTGGGAAAACAAAGAAGAGCCATGTACCTATCAAAGGCAGGGTAACATAGATGCAGTTGTGCACTTTGCCCTGAAAAACTTGCAGCAAAAGACTAGTACCTTGTGCGATGACAGCAATGATCTAAGTCCCTTGCTCAATGCTATCGACCTCTCTTTCTCTGAAGGAAAGCACCTAAAGCTTTCGCAGAGAAGTGCTGGTAATGTAGACTCCAAGATGGCAACAAGGATTGATGATATTGTCATGGACTCCCTAGTTCCTTTGCCCTTGCCAGAGAGGTATGCAACTAACATTCCTTTACTCAACCATGAAAATGCTCCTGATGAAGTGCACCCAACATCACCAATAGCACAAGACTATAACCAGGCAGACACCTTGGGAGAAACAAGAGGCCCTTGCTTGCCACAGAGTCAGGCACCAGTACCAGATGCAGCCTCTGTTGCGTTCAAAGTGGAGATGGCTGGAGAGGTTCCAGAATTGGTGGATGAACCAGAAGCCCCAGCACCTCATACTTTTGTGAGGCCGCTGAAGGCTAAGCTGAAGCCTATTGTCATCAACATTAAAACTAAAACCTGCCTGGATCCAGCTTTGCCACAGTGGACAAAGGTTTCTGATGCAGAAGTAAAGCCACAAACATCTACTCTGTTCGAGATGCCCTCCAGAAAGTCCAGTGAAGAGCGCCAGTTTGACTACTTAGCTCATCTTCAAAGGGATTCACATCCTGCTGGAGTTGATCAACCCACAGTTGCCATGCCAGGGGCATCAGAGTCTATGAAATCCCACAGTACCATGCCTCAAACACAAGGCAACGGTTCTGAACAGAAAGGGTCCTGGTCAGTGCCAGGATGGGATATGACAGAACAGTGTCCTCCTTGGCACAGCCAATCTCAGTCGCATTACGTCTTCACACCGTCAGTCCCTAAACTGTCCATCCCATCATCGGAGCCTCCTCCTCCTGGTGTGGATGATGGAGGAGATAGCCCTCTTCTGGATGAAGGGAGATACGATAACAGCTCAACTAACATTGATCGCATCATTGATGAGGTTGACAGAGACTTTGCTAGGGTGTTTGACAGCAGTGTTGAGAATACAGAAAATGTGCAGATTCATGAAGATGTCAGGAAAGTTGAGTTTCGCGACAGACCTGATGTGGAGACCAACACAGCTGGGAAAAGTTCTGGACCTCACTCGAACGTTGAGGCCCTCGTCAATGAACTTATTGCAGCTGGTAGATCTGCAGCTGACACTAGAACCCAAGACAAGGATGACTACACACATACTGAGTATCTATATGGAGAGTATGGGACACCGATTGCAATAAAACCTGTCCAGAAAGTGTCCTGTTCCCTAGCATCAGGTCAGaaacatgatgatgaagaagcCAAGAAACAGTGGGTATCATTGCCATACCAAGGAGAGTTCTCTGTACATGTCGATCATGAGGCTACAGATGAGATTGTTGTGGATCTGTTGAAGGACTTCTTCGAGCAGATATCAGATACTTTGGAGTCTTACAACCTTCCACAGGCAGGCCACAGTTCCCAGGCTGATGTGGTTGGATCTGGCTTGAGAGATCAAGGATCTCATCTCCCAGCACTGTCCAGCCAGGCTGTGGCCATGGTCAGGGGGAACAAGAGACATGCAGAAATGGATTTGTCTCAGGACAGACACTTAAAGTGGCAGAGGTTTCACAGTAATCTAGAGTATGACTCTGATGTGGAAGTCTTTGAGAATGAAGAGGATGCAGAACACTTTAGAAGCCACCTAAGCCAATTGTCCAAACACTGCTCTAAGGAATCCCACTCCAAGTTGGATGCTGTGACAAAGGGCTCCTACCTTGCCACTAAAACTAGGTTGGTGGACCTTGCCGGCAGTCCACGCAAGCATGCCAGAGATAAGGGGTCTGCATCAGAGACTGATGAGGGCCACTTGGGTGGCTCTGTCAGGTTTATGAACCTCAGCACTGAAGCCAAGGAAAGGATCTTGCAAGCTCGAGCAAGAACTGCAAGGATTGTCAATACCCTAATGACCAG ATACAGTAATGAGATACAGGATGTAGCAGAAGAGGACCATGAGACCTTCAAAAAACTCAGCAAGAGACAAAAGAAGAACCTCAAGAAGCTGAAGCAGAGAGGGTCCAAATCAGAAAAG GCTAATGTGCCACTAGAAGTGAGCTATGCCAGTCCCATCACCTCAGACTCGGATACAGAGCTCATCCTTGCCCAGTCCTCACCACCACCAGCAGATCCTGCAGCTTATGGTGAGAAATCTCCAGACCAACAACAGCAGGAAGCGCCGCCTAGCAGCTCAGCGCAGAACTGGTTCTATGTCTACAATCCTCACAGTGATGCTGCTCTGCAGGAAGTCAAG GACTTCTTACTGAGTGCTGGTGGGACAGAACTTGACCCCTTTAACCTGTCCATGGTGGCCGACATTCCCGGGGTTGATGTGTGGGTCGTCATCAGGAACTCTGACACACCCGACGTGGCAAACATTCCAAACTTGTACGAGCTGAAGAG GATGCCAATGGTTAAGTTTGTTGGTCTTGACTCCATCGATGACTTGCGGAACCAGACCTACTGCCACATCTTCACACGGGGTGCCATTGTTGTGCCAGACGAGAAAGTTCTCATCAAAGCCAGCTCAG GTGAGCTGCAGGCATTGTGCCAGTTTATGGAGGAGCAGACCTTTGACAAGGATGAGCCGTGGACGATGAAGCTGCACTACAGCACTCGCCTCAGCCTGGAGAAGATGAA GAATGACGTAACACTGGATTACGCTCAGCGGGAAGACAGCTGGAAGATGTTGTGTTGTCTGGATGAGTACATCAGGAAGGGCCTGGCAGAATATCTCCCACTGCTGCATGGTTGCCGGGAGGGGGACAAGACACCTATTGAGATGCTCCCTTGTGTTGCCAAGATCCAGTTAGAGAACCTGGAAACTTGCAGGCACATTGTCATGCTGACAG ACCTTGATCAGAGCAGCGAGCAGGCTGGGATATTCTGGAAGGCAGGGATTGGGGTAACCAGTCTAAATGAGTTCCTGAGTGTCTTCACAAGCTGGAAAGGGGAACAGAAGGAGAAGGGAAAGGAATCTGAAG TCAAGCCAAACTTCATGGATACTCTACAATCAGACAAGGCTGAGCACACAGAGGCTTCTGGGAGGACAGGAAACCTGATTGAGATCTCAACTGGACCAGTTTCAAATGAGAAAGGACAGGAAGATAAGACAAAGGATGTAGGGGAAGTCCAAGGGAAGCCTATTCCGTCAATAGGGTCTGCCACCAATCACAGGCCCCTTGTTCCATACATTACCGAAGACTTCTCGGAAGGTCATGCTGAGCAGCCAGTGACGACGTCCCAGACAGATTTCGGGGAGACAGCAGAACACCAACAGTACTTGGAGGCTGTGTCGTCCCAGCTACAAGCTTCACCACATGTTTCACCTGGTGCTAAATTAGTGCCTGTGGCAGGACAGCCATCTTGTTCCCAGAGCTCTGCACAGGGGCAGGCCACTACCACCCCAGGCGAGGTAGCCCACCCACAGGTCCACCTGTCCCCTCTCCCTCGAGAAGCTCCCCACACCCAGCCTCCCCAGCCTCATCCTTCCCCCCAGCAACCCCTCCACCCTCCTCCTTACCCAGTCCAAGCTACCCAGCCGCCACAGAGTCCCCACACTCCACATCCAGCCTATCCAGCAGCATCTACCCCCACTCAGAGCTTCACACCCCAGCCTCCTTACTCCCAGGCGACATCTTTCCCTCAACAGTCCCCAGTTCCTCAGACAACCCCGTCTCCTTCCTACCTGCCACAGTCCCCGTACCCTCCTCAGTCAGTGCCATACTCGCCTGCCTACCATTATCCCCAGCAGCCGCCCTCCCCTATGGTGTCTGTCAGTGCAGAAAGCTCCCCGCAGGCACAGCCATCTCCCCACACACAGTCCTTCTCACCTTACCCTCCTTACTATTCCCCTCAGCCACAAGTCCCCAGCCCTCAGGGGTCAGCCACCCCCGTTCAGCCTGGATATCTGCCTCACTTCCAGTTCCCCGAGAGTTATCCAGAAATGCACGGGCCACCACAAATGCATGGCCACCCGGGACACCCCGGGCCAGAGTACTACATGGgtccccctcccccgggaatgGGACCGCTTCACCATCCCGGCATGGCACCCCACCCAAGAGGACCATTTGTGCACTCTCCCCAACCGTACAGTGGACCTCCCCTAACTCCGGGCGGAGGGGCTGAAAGTGACCATTCTCTCAGTCCTGGCATAGAAAAGGAAGCAAAACCAGTTGAGAAAAAGTCCCTCTCCGGCTCCACCTCCCCCAGGGCTCGGATCCAGAGGTCCAAGGCCGCTGCAGGCAAGAGGCCAGTCCGCCCTCCACCCACCAAAGTCCAGCCGCCTACCCCTACACCCACCTAA